One window from the genome of Buchnera aphidicola str. Ua (Uroleucon ambrosiae) encodes:
- the ilvC gene encoding ketol-acid reductoisomerase codes for MNYFNALNFSQKINQIKKCRFMKKNEFNNKNNILKNKNIVIVGCGAQGLNQGLNMRDSGLNISFALKKNSILKKNQSWINATENNFKVDDYESLIPNADLVINLTPDKEHHNVVTTLQKLMKKNSYLGYSHGFNIVEFGEIIRKDITVIMVAPKCPGTEVREEYKRGFGVPTLIAVHNENDIHQKGLEIAKAWSFSIGSHRAGVLESSFIAEVKSDLMGEQTILCGMLQTASILCYEKLITNKHDPAYAAKLIQNGWETITESLKHGGITLMMDRLSNPSKIRAYKISEKIKKILTSLFQQHMNNIISGEFSSEMMKDWKNNDKKLLDWRKQTKDTSFEKAPIYIKKIPEQEYYDHGILMIAILKAGIELSFETMINSGIIAESAYYESLHELPLIANTIARKKLYEMNKVISDTAEYGSYLFFESAYPILKKFISTTHIYDLGSSLLNQSTNNIELYQINDMIRNHPIEIIGRKLRSYMKEMKEITVAK; via the coding sequence ATGAATTATTTTAATGCATTAAATTTTAGTCAAAAAATTAATCAAATAAAAAAATGTCGTTTTATGAAAAAAAATGAATTTAATAACAAAAATAATATTTTAAAAAATAAAAATATAGTTATTGTAGGTTGTGGTGCTCAAGGTTTAAACCAAGGACTTAACATGAGAGACTCTGGATTAAATATTTCTTTTGCATTAAAAAAAAACAGTATTTTAAAGAAAAATCAATCTTGGATCAATGCAACTGAAAATAATTTTAAAGTAGATGATTATGAATCATTAATACCTAATGCTGATTTGGTAATTAATTTAACTCCTGATAAAGAACATCACAATGTAGTAACAACCTTACAAAAATTAATGAAAAAAAATTCTTATTTAGGTTATTCACATGGATTTAATATTGTAGAATTTGGAGAAATAATTAGAAAAGACATTACTGTTATTATGGTAGCTCCTAAATGCCCTGGAACTGAAGTACGAGAAGAATATAAAAGAGGGTTTGGTGTACCTACATTAATTGCAGTGCATAATGAAAATGACATTCATCAAAAAGGTTTAGAAATAGCAAAAGCATGGTCTTTTTCTATTGGATCACATCGTGCAGGTGTACTTGAATCATCTTTTATCGCTGAAGTTAAATCTGATTTAATGGGTGAACAAACTATTTTATGTGGAATGCTTCAAACTGCTTCAATATTATGTTATGAAAAATTAATTACAAATAAACATGATCCTGCATATGCAGCAAAATTAATACAGAATGGATGGGAAACTATTACAGAATCTTTAAAACATGGTGGTATTACATTAATGATGGATCGATTATCTAATCCATCTAAAATAAGAGCTTATAAAATTTCTGAAAAAATTAAAAAAATATTAACATCATTATTTCAACAACATATGAACAATATTATTTCTGGAGAATTTTCAAGTGAAATGATGAAAGATTGGAAAAATAATGATAAAAAATTATTAGATTGGAGAAAACAAACTAAAGATACATCTTTCGAAAAAGCACCTATTTATATTAAAAAGATACCAGAACAAGAATATTATGATCATGGTATATTAATGATTGCTATATTAAAAGCTGGAATTGAATTATCTTTTGAAACAATGATTAATTCAGGTATTATAGCAGAATCAGCATATTATGAATCTTTACATGAATTGCCATTAATTGCTAATACTATTGCAAGAAAAAAATTATATGAAATGAATAAAGTAATTTCCGATACTGCTGAATATGGTAGTTATCTTTTTTTTGAATCAGCATACCCTATTTTAAAAAAATTTATATCTACAACACATATATATGATCTTGGTTCATCATTATTAAACCAATCAACTAATAATATTGAATTATATCAAATTAATGACATGATTCGTAATCATCCTATAGAAATTATTGGACGTAAGCTACGAAGCTATATGAAAGAAATGAAAGAAATTACAGTTGCAAAATAA